The Rhizophagus irregularis chromosome 16, complete sequence genome segment ATAGTGAATTCTTAAAGAGCGTCAGAAAATGTAAAGatgaacgaaaaaaattgCTGAAATTAGTGGATTGTCGCAGGATTTAAAAAGACATGTAACTATCCACGGATTTACTTGGGTTACGTATACAGTAATTGTAGATGGAATATTCActattatttgcaaaaaaaagttatattatcaCTGGGATAAACTCACGTTCATATTCATTTTGGCAGAATATTGATTATACTGCTAACAACGTTGTTTGACGTGCATactgaatatattttataatgagatattatatataatttacgtTTAAAGAGTCTACACAAGTTGAAAATACATATAACTTAACAGTTCTAATAACCAGGGATTGACGTTTCCTTCAAtacaagataaatttttttaccatcCGGATTTGAGAccgtataaaatttaaaaaatataataaagtatttaatgaacaaagttttataaagtcaaaattttatgttactaAGCGTCCTCGTAAAGAATTTAAGTGCATTTTTAGGATCATTAGAAATAGCTTTTGCCGTAATATTTACGGTAAGATCAAAATCATCCGTTACTAGAGTAACTGGACAAGTGAAACCAcgataaatttacaaaaattttcatgttCTAACTTTAGTTCATTGATATGTTATCGAATGTTTCAACGATGCTTCTTTTTCAATGGGTACAGTTACTTTACCGGTCATATgatcaataattaattaaccCACGGCAATTGGATATTATATGAAGTAATTTTGTTTCATTAGGAAAGATCCCTTCGCACGATTTTAAGCCGTTAAGAGCATCTTGGCGGTTTATTGGTTTGATGATAATGCGAAAatcaatatcaattatatgaattatccTATTATAATAATCGTACGTCTTACTTGTGACTTTTTTGGTTAGAtaacgaaaaagaaaattgtgCATATCGTACGATCGACATCATCAAATAAGGACgttccaaattaatttttagtttaacgtcctccctttaaaaatttcaaaggtaatttgaacaaatatcaaaatatgtttaaaGCACCTAAAATTGAATGGTACCGAAGATTTCCGATTTTACCCGAAATTTTAATTTCccctttataaaaaattttatccgttattttttgtaaaaactctgtaaaatgagcctttcacggatccattcacggaaaatgtaaataattggATAAATTCCGTAAAATATGAGCcgttttgtattattattatccgtACAATCGTTACAGTAAATAGATGTtctaacaaattatttaatcctATTATTTTTGATCAATTACTGTAAATACGGATGCATGTTACCGAAACATTCCGAATtactgaaattaattaaatgctgTAATGTAAAAGTACGCTTCAGGGGCTTTTATATGCCATACTTTTACAGATTATGAGTGGATTtgtataaaaacaatataagataaaaatagcatttaaagtatatttataCGTAGAAAacatgtttttaaaaatactttattaactgataatgaaaatagaattattataatctattataaactttatctTATCGATTATGGATAAGAAATTTTGATGTTCCCTTCAATACATGATTtgttactatataaaatataataaaaggttattattaattaaaataattactaaagtCAAAGTTCTGTTAAAAACTTACTCtgtattcttattaaatattcttttacagTATTTTTAGGGTCATTAGGAGATGATACTTCCACAAAATTTGTGGTAAATCAAAATTCTCCTTTACTGGACAGGAGAAACCACTAAGCGTCACAATCGCTTCACAAAAACTGATTTCATGATGGAATATTTGTATATTCTCATCAAATCCCGTAATCTTATACAATGCACCGTTTTCAATAGTTACAGTTGCTTTACCGGCAATATGAATAGTTGCTTCGCAATTTGGGAAATTATCTTTACACGATTTAAAACCGCTAAGCGCATCTTGACGTCTTATTGGAGTTGACGAGACGAATGACGAAAACCAGGAAAGTAACAAGTAagataatcattttaaaatcggttgtaaaaatatgaaaagtattaaataattatttttgaataaaaagaaCAAGAATAATAccgttttatataaaatatcgcATATTCCCAAAGTTAAGTCTCGttattttatgcaaaaaagattgtattttttttttccttggagaatttttgcatttctttattttgggaattttctcactttctttattaatccTTAGCCGTTAGCAAAATTAGCATATGAAAAAAGCTCCTTAAACTCGTAAACAAAATAGGACAAAGAATAAAGAATGAATTacacatatttatattttcaatggAATTTAAGGTTagttaattatcttttttagaCATATTTTATGTATGACGTATCAGAATTTTCTCTCTAGAAATACTTTAGGCGTGAGAAAATAGATGTAAATTGAATTTCATAATTAGAACGATCGACACCGCAACTTTTTCCATATTTAGAAACTAAatcaataatcattatttGCGTATAGTCATGTGGAGTTTTTTCgggtttttcttttttactgcttttaatttttttaagataaatatttttaaattatgaatttagatGTTCTACTGttcgagttttttttttaaaaaacaaccAAATATCATGTGACTTATGGATCGTAGCTAAATGGTTacgtattatattataaattattatcttatagaaaaaaatgtcgtatatttttattattttatgctagtattttaaatcattttttgtaaaataataatctattactaaaataaataaaatgtacaacgtttaagtaataatttatataatgatgtTAGCTAATAATTAAGGATAAGAAAATTTGATGCTTCCTTCCATACATAATAAATCTTTACCGTCCGGATTTGTAactatataaaatgtaataaaaggttattattaattaacaaaatttgttaaagttttatgttatttaaaatcttaccaattatctttatatcattttcttctATAGTATTTTTAGGATCACTAGAATCACTATCTGGTGAAAACTTGgtgataaaatcaaaattatcttttactGGACATTTAAACCCACTGGGTTCGACAATTGCTTCGCAAAAATTGATATCATAATGgaatatttgtttattctcATAAAATCCCATAAACTTAAACAATGCTCCGTTTTCAATAGTTACAGTTGCTTTACCAGCAATATGAACAGTAGTTTCTTGACCTATGATAATTGGATTGggagtatatatatatgtggtAAATTCGTTTGGGAAATTACCTTTACAAGGTTTAAACCCGCTAAGCGTATCTTGACGTCTTATCGGAGTTGATGAGGCGAGTGTCACGAAAATTAAGAAGATAACAAATaagttattcattttattaaaaaatctgtttgaaaattataaaagcaACGACTCACCGACAccatttttataagaaatctctaatattcttttttatttagttagacaataaataaaaaggaaaagagCATGTGAATTGACGTACGATCATCATTTCCTTggcaaaacttttttttttaaataacgatTGAAACAATAACTATATCCATATTtagaaaatcaataataacCATCTTTgtatttaccaaatttaattaaaagacaAAGAACTTTTAATGACAATATGATGCATATTACTCCGGATTACCGAAATCTAAAAAAACTTGAGGCGcgaatttttccaaatatcaTGTAATAGTCCGGAGTGAAGCGAAGGACCACAGAATTCTAGACATGATGGCACAAAATGCCCCCGTTGTTTGCTCGTGTTGTATTAGTCGAtcgatgaaaaaaattgtcagTTTTCGTggtcaataaataaattacatgcCTCCCATTCCATAGTTAAGTATAAGAATATACagtttattcaaatattcaaaaatatcaatatataaattgaaattacatataataaattttcaactatttaaaaaatactaaaatataaattaaaaataaatgctaATTAAGTTAAGCTGATAATTAAGGATAAGAAAACTTGACGTTTCCTTCAATACATGATAGATTTCTCCCGTCTGGGTTCGATgctgtataaaatataaaaatataaaaaaaaagttattactgaataaaattttataaagccAATAATTTATAAGAACTTACTGAGAATCCGAACAAAAAATTCAAGTACACTATTTTTTGGGTCGTTTGGACTAGTATCCGCAGGGAaagtatttacaaaattaaaatcccCCTTCACCGGACAAGTAAAACCACTTGGAATAACGACTTCCTTGCAGAAGTCGTCATTATGTTGTAGCACttgttcattattataaaacacaGTATTCTGATATATCGAACCTTTTTCAATGGGTACAGTTGCGATACCCTTCATATGAACAGTGACAACTTGACCTGCGACAATTGGGTTGGGAGTGAACTCATgtgaagtaattttatttgggAAATTTCCTTGGCATTCTTTAAAACCGTTGAGTGCATCCTGACGTCTTATTAAAGTTGATGATGTGAATGTCgcgaaaatcaaaaaaaagatagCAATTAAGATattcatttttcatatatttgtGTGTATAATTTTACCAACGGCTTTATGgtcatttttacatttaaaataaagcaTCGTAGATCactgttttttattatataaatatgtaataatagaatcaaGTGCTAATTATAACTCGTTAGCCGTTAAAACAAGAACGCCTTAAACCTGTGTCAacaaaatataactttatttagtTAGACAAAGAAAGTGTGCATATTTCGTCATATAgaatatcataattaaaaattttttttttcctactttttcatttttaagaaCGATTGACATCACAACAATTTCcatatttagaaaaataatgattttcttGAATCATCAGCTGAATTCAAATTGATGCCACATTATATTTTCGTgtgaaataaatcaattaatcaaCAGACAATATTTTGACCAGTTAAATATGCGTATTACCGAAAAATTCCGAATTATCGGAATACCcaaaatgaaaatgtaaatTCTATGTATAAACATTTGAACGTACTGTATATACTATGAGAGAATACTTATTTTTACTGgtattatttgattatcaaTCAAACTGATAACTGATATCTTGATCTCTTTCTATAAATGTCTTTATTTAATTCCCTTTTTTAGTTGCTTATTTAAGTTCAGAAGTAATTTTATACGTGGGAACAACttcagttttattattaacttgaAGAATGAGGAAATAACCGTGCGGCTTTATATTaaaacgaaaaataaaaaaaagccttGTGCAAAAGATTTcgtcatcataattattaacaaaatcgggagtaaatgaaataaatattatatttatagtatatttgaattttaattagtataacaacaaatttttgatataacgataaaAGAAGTGGTCTTGACTTGAGTCAACCGGAATCACGTGGTTGATAGTGCCGGCCGAACCCTATTTGTAATTCCTGCTGGCATTATGACTATAAGTTAACTCGAGTCCTGACTCGAGTCCTGGACTCGAGTACTCTTCgagtcaaaaaaattcttgactCGTTTTACTCGAGTTGACTCATCCTGACTCGAGTCCAAGCTCTAAGTGTAGTTTTTAATTCcggtaaatattattttttcaattttctagGAAATTTAGGCATTGTATTTGATTAGGCAATGTATTTGATTAGAAAATGTATTTTGATTAGACATTGTATTTTGATTAGACATTGTATTTTGATTAGACATTGTAT includes the following:
- a CDS encoding uncharacterized protein (SECRETED:cutsite_ASS-TP; SECRETED:prob_0.6431); SECRETED:SignalP(1-17), which encodes MNNLFVIFLIFVTLASSTPIRRQDTLSGFKPCKGNFPNEFTTYIYTPNPIIIGQETTVHIAGKATVTIENGALFKFMGFYENKQIFHYDINFCEAIVEPSGFKCPVKDNFDFITKFSPDSDSSDPKNTIEENDIKIIVTNPDGKDLLCMEGSIKFSYP
- a CDS encoding uncharacterized protein (SECRETED:cutsite_TSS-TL; SECRETED:prob_0.5444); SECRETED:SignalP(1-18), producing the protein MNILIAIFFLIFATFTSSTLIRRQDALNGFKECQGNFPNKITSHEFTPNPIVAGQVVTVHMKGIATVPIEKGSIYQNTVFYNNEQVLQHNDDFCKEVVIPSGFTCPVKGDFNFVNTFPADTSPNDPKNSVLEFFVRILTSNPDGRNLSCIEGNVKFSYP